A genome region from Glycine max cultivar Williams 82 chromosome 5, Glycine_max_v4.0, whole genome shotgun sequence includes the following:
- the LOC100820016 gene encoding uncharacterized protein — MATPSDPSNQEAVVRRRNNGPPIKFLLPLIYAPVLPLIRLSLRHKPVLRDRLFTAVLAGAFAHGFYLVTDLYDIESK, encoded by the exons ATGGCCACGCCCTCTGATCCTTCCAACCA AGAAGCTGTTGTAAGAAGGAGAAACAACGGACCCCCTATTAAGTTCCTCCTTCCTCTCATATATGCCCCTGTTCTCCCTCTAA ttcGTCTATCGCTGCGGCATAAACCCGTCTTGAGAGATCGCTTGTTTACTGCTGTGTTGGCTGGGGCCTTTGCTCATGGCTTCTATTTGGT AACAGATCTGTATGATATTGAGAGCAAGTGA
- the LOC100819491 gene encoding potassium channel AKT1, with protein MLVSMSVCGQDEIELSRDGSHYSLSTGILPSLGAKSNRRLKLKPFIISPYDRRYRIWETFLVILVVYTAWVSPFEFGFLKKPQAPLSITDNIVNGFFFVDIVLTFFVAYIDKSTYLIVDDRKQIAWKYARTWLAFDVISIIPSELVQKISPSPLQSYGLFNMLRLWRLRRVSALFSRLEKDKNYNYFWVRCAKLIAVTLFAVHCAACFYYLIAARYHDPKKTWIGATMDNFLERSLWSRYVTSIYWSITTLTTVGYGDLHPVNSREMIFDIFYMLFNLGLTAYLIGNMTNLVVHGTSRTRKFRDTIQAASNFAQRNQLPHRLQDQMLAHLCLKYRTDSEGLQQQETLDSLPKAIRSSISHYLFYSLIDKVYLFHGVSNDLLFQLVSEMKAEYFPPKEDVILQNEAPTDFYILVTGAVELLVLKNGVEQVVGEAKTGDLCGEIGVLCYKPQLFTVRTKRLSQLLRLNRTSFLNIVQANVGDGTIIMNNLLQHLKEINDPIMEGVLVDIENMLARGRMDLPVSVCFAAARGDDLLLHQLLKRGMDPNESDNNRRTALHIAASQGKENCVSLLLDYGADPNIRDLEGNVPLWEAIVEGHESMSKLLSENGANLQCGDVGQFACNAVEQNSLNLLKEIMRYGGDITLPNSNTGTTALHVAVSEGNVEIVKFLLDHGASIDKPDKHGWTPRDLADQQAHTEIKALFDSTGEPKVQSSFAIPERNSKIRYLGRFTSEPTMPLPLDGSFHESQSQSQSQSRPRRRSNNYHNSLFGIMSAVHNGEKDLLSAVDMNNNARNGMKSSSASSSALGPTRVIISCPEKGEVVGKLVLLPGSFQELVEIGAKKFGFYPNKVVCKDGGEIEDLEVIRDGDHLVFLGASGVLESNCPAPAPLTNGVHI; from the exons atgttggTGTCCATGTCCGTGTGCGGCCAAGATGAGATTGAGTTGTCAAGAGATGGCAGCCACTACAGTCTCTCAACTGGAATACTACCTTCCCTTGGAGCCAAAAGTAACCGCAGACTCAAGCTCAAACCCTTCATTATATCTCCCTATGACCGCCGTTATAG GATATGGGAAACTTTCCTTGTTATTCTGGTGGTTTACACTGCTTGGGTTTCTCCCTTTGAATTCGGATTCCTGAAGAAACCACAAGCACCCCTTTCCATAACCGATAACATTGTCAATGGATTTTTTTTCGTGGATATAGTTCTGACCTTCTTCGTGGCTTACATTGACAAAAGCACTTATTTGATCGTGGATGACCGAAAACAGATTGCTTGGAAATATGCAAGGACTTGGTTGGCCTTTGATGTTATCTCCATCATTCCCTCAGAGCTTGTACAAAAGATATCACCTTCTCCTCTTCAATCTTATGGGCTATTCAACATGCTTAGGCTTTGGCGTCTTCGAAGAGTTAGTGCCTTGTTTTCTCG GCTTGAGAAGGACAAAAACTATAACTATTTTTGGGTTCGATGCGCAAAGCTCATTGCT GTTACCCTCTTCGCTGTTCATTGTGCTGCATGTTTCTATTATCTTATTGCTGCACGTTATCATGATCCCAAAAAGACATGGATTGGTGCAACCATGGATAATTTCCTTGAACGCAGCTTGTGGTCAAGATACGTGACATCTATTTATTGGTCCATTACTACCTTAACAACTGTTGGTTATGGAGATTTGCATCCTGTGAATTCAAGGGAGATGATCTTTGACATTTTCTATATGCTCTTTAATCTGGGGTTAACTGCGTATCTGATTGGTAATATGACCAACTTGGTTGTCCATGGCACAAGTCGAACCAGAAAATTT AGGGATACCATACAAGCTGCCTCAAATTTTGCCCAAAGGAACCAATTGCCGCATCGGTTGCAAGACCAAATGCTTGCACACTTGTGTTTGAAGTATAGAACCGACTCAGAAGGGTTGCAGCAGCAAGAGACACTTGATTCTCTTCCTAAAGCCATCAGATCGAGCATTTCACATTATCTTTTCTATTCTCTGATTGACAAGGTCTACTTGTTTCATGGAGTTTCAAATGACTTGCTCTTTCAATTG GTGTCAGAGATGAAAGCAGAATATTTTCCACCCAAAGAAGATGTTATCTTGCAAAACGAAGCCCCCACTGACTTTTATATACTGGTCACTGGTGCCGTG GAACTACTAGTTCTTAAAAATGGGGTTGAGCAG GTTGTTGGAGAGGCCAAAACTGGTGATCTTTGTGGTGAAATTGGCGTGCTTTGTTATAAGCCACAGCTTTTCACAGTTCGAACGAAGCGACTAAGTCAGTTGCTCAGGCTAAACCGTACTTCGTTCTTGAATATTGTTCAGGCCAACGTGGGAGATGGAACCATAATAATGAATAATCTCCTTCAG CATTTGAAAGAGATCAACGATCCAATCATGGAGGGAGTTTTGGTGGATATTGAGAACATGTTAGCTCGTGGTAGGATGGACCTACCAGTGAGTGTGTGCTTTGCGGCAGCAAGAGGAGATGACTTGTTGTTACATCAATTACTCAAACGGGGCATGGATCCAAATGAATCCGACAACAATCGAAGGACAGCTTTG CATATAGCGGCATCTCAAGGAAAAGAGAACTGTGTTTCGCTTCTGTTAGATTATGGGGCGGATCCCAACATTAGAG ATTTGGAAGGTAATGTGCCACTATGGGAGGCTATAGTGGAAGGACATGAGTCAATGAGCAAGCTGTTATCAGAGAATGGAGCAAACTTGCAATGCGGGGATGTGGGTCAATTTGCATGTAATGCCGTTGAACAAAACAGTCTCAACTTGCTGAAGGAAATAATGCGCTATGGAGGAGATATCACGCTTCCAAACAGCAACACAGGGACCACAGCCTTGCACGTTGCAGTCTCTGAAGGCAACGTTGAGATTGTCAAATTCCTTTTGGATCACGGGGCGAGTATTGACAAGCCAGACAAGCATGGCTGGACCCCAAGAGATCTTGCAGATCAGCAGGCACATACAGAAATCAAAGCCCTTTTTGATTCCACTGGGGAGCCTAAGGTTCAGTCTTCCTTCGCTATTCCCGAGAGGAACAGCAAGATCAGGTACCTTGGTAGGTTCACAAGTGAGCCAACCATGCCATTGCCTCTTGATGGCTCGTTTCATGAGAGCCAGAGCCAGAGCCAGAGCCAGAGCCGGCCGAGGCGTCGGAGCAACAACTACCATAACTCACTCTTTGGGATAATGTCAGCAGTACACAATGGGGAAAAGGACCTGCTTTCAGCTGTTGACATGAATAACAATGCAAGGAATGGTATGAAGAGTAGTAGTGCTAGTAGTAGTGCACTTGGTCCAACTAGAGTTATCATTAGTTGCCCTGAGAAGGGTGAGGTTGTTGGGAAGCTTGTTTTACTACCTGGAAGCTTTCAAGAGCTAGTTGAGATTGGAGCCAAGAAATTTGGTTTCTATCCTAATAAGGTTGTATGCAAAGATGGAGGTGAAATTGAAGATCTGGAGGTGATTAGGGATGGTGACCATCTTGTTTTTCTTGGTGCAAGTGGGGTGCTTGAATCCAATTGTCCAGCTCCAGCACCACTAACCAATGGTGTGCATATATAG
- the LOC100306235 gene encoding uncharacterized protein LOC100306235: MAATSIPIRVAGIQACATSGRRRADPDRRRASSANWWTPLFGWSSEPDYIDSNNKASSLQPAKPEPVTAETESKAPRPRFAGGFTEEKAKQLRMMTSESFHDTMYHSAIASRLASDFKSRSDL; this comes from the coding sequence ATGGCTGCGACTTCGATCCCCATCCGAGTCGCCGGAATCCAAGCGTGCGCCACCTCGGGCCGCCGAAGGGCCGATCCCGATCGCCGGAGAGCCTCCTCCGCCAACTGGTGGACCCCGCTGTTCGGCTGGTCCTCCGAGCCGGACTACATTGACTCCAACAACAAAGCATCGAGTCTTCAACCGGCAAAGCCGGAACCGGTTACGGCGGAGACGGAGTCGAAAGCGCCGAGACCGCGCTTCGCCGGCGGCTTCACGGAGGAGAAGGCGAAGCAGCTCCGGATGATGACCAGCGAGTCTTTTCACGACACCATGTATCACTCCGCGATCGCTTCTCGACTGGCCTCAGACTTCAAGTCTCGCTCCGATCTGTAG
- the LOC100775298 gene encoding GTP-binding nuclear protein Ran-1-like, which translates to MALPQQHTVDYPSFKLVIVGDGGTGKTTFVKRHITGEFEKKYEPTIGVEVHPLDFHTNCGRIRFYCWDTAGQEKFGGLRDGYYIHGHCAIIMFDVTARMTYRNVATWHRDLCRVCENIPIVLCGNKVDVKNRQVKAKQVTFHRKKNLQYYEISAKSNYNFEKPFLYLAKKLAGDQGLHFVEMPALAPPDVVIDIATQQLNEEEICRAAAQPLPDDEDDLFE; encoded by the exons ATG gcTTTGCCACAGCAACATACGGTTGACTATCCCAGTTTCAAGCTTGTCATCGTAGGCGACGGAGGAACTG GGAAAACCACTTTTGTCAAGAGACACATAACGGGAGAGTTTGAGAAGAAATATGAAC CAACCATTGGTGTGGAGGTTCATCCACTAGACTTCCATACCAATTGTGGAAGAATTCGCTTTTACTGCTGGGACACTGCTGGCCAAGAAAAATTCGGTGGTCTTAGAGATGGTTATTA TATTCATGGACACTGTGCTATCATTATGTTTGATGTAACAGCTCGCATGACATACAGGAACGTTGCTACATGGCACAGAGATCTCTGTCG GGTGTGTGAGAACATTCCCATTGTTCTCTGCGGAAACAAGGTTGATGTGAAGAATAGACAGGTTAAAGCAAAGCAGGTTACATTTCACAGGAAAAAGAATCTGCAGTACTATGAGATATCTGCAAAGAGTAACTACAATTTCGAAAAACCCTTTCTATACCTTGCCAAGAAACTTGCAGG GGATCAGGGCCTTCATTTTGTGGAAATGCCTGCTCTTGCTCCCCCGGACGTAGTCATTGATATAGCTACACAACAATT GAATGAAGAAGAGATATGTAGAGCGGCTGCTCAGCCTCTTCCTGATGACGAAGatgatttatttgaataa
- the LOC100818950 gene encoding C4HC3-type ring finger domain-containing protein codes for MKGEVQLQPPAVMQNPSDSDPLLHNQEEEDGSPGSSGEIKNEEEDVEAGLLPCCRICLESDSDPEDELISPCMCKGTQQFVHRSCLDHWRSVKEGFAFSHCTTCKAQFHLRVESFEDNSWRKIKFRLFVARDVFLVFLAVQTVIAAIGGFSYIMDKDGSFRNSFDDGWDRILSRHPIPFYYCIGVLAFFVLIGFFGLILHCSSLNSNDPRMAGCQNCCYGWGILDCFPASMEACFALVVVFVVIFAILGIAYGFLAATMAIQRIWQRHYHILTKRELTKEYIVEDLGGCYFPPKLDPEHEGRLKMLKLL; via the exons ATGAAGGGGGAAGTGCAGCTTCAGCCTCCAGCGGTTATGCAAAACCCTAGTGATTCGGACCCTTTGCTCCATAACCAGGAGGAAGAGGATGGGTCTCCGGGAAGCTCTGGTGAGATCAAGAATGAGGAAGAAGACGTTGAGGCTGGATTACTCCCCTGTTGTCGAATTTGCCTCGAAAGCGATTCCGACCCAG AGGATGAATTGATATCTCCGTGCATGTGCAAAGGGACCCAACAGTTTGTCCATCGTTCATGTCTTGATCATTGGCGCTCAGTAAAG GAAGGATTTGCCTTCTCACACTGCACAACCTGCAAAGCCCAATTTCATCTTAGAGTTGAATCGTTTGAGGACAACTCTTGGCGTAAAATAAAGTTCAGACTTTTTGTGGCAAGGGatgttttccttgtttttttGGCTGTACAAACT GTGATTGCAGCTATTGGTGGCTTTTCATACATCATGGACAAAGATGGTTCCTTCAGGAACTCATTTGATGATGGTTGGGATAGGATACTGTCAAGGCATCCTATTCCATTTTATTATTGCATCG GAGTGCTGGCCTTCTTTGTACTGATTGGGTTTTTTGGTCTCATACTGCATTGCTCCTCCCTCAATAGCAATGACCCCAGAATGGCTGGCTGTCAAAACTGTTGTTATGGTTGGGGCATCTTGGATTGCTTTCCTGCGTCAATGGAGGCATGCTTTGCCCTTGTGgttgtttttgttgtcatcTTTGCAATTCTTGGTATAGCTTATGGTTTTCTTGCTGCCACCATGGCCATTCAAAGAATATGGCAGAGGCACTACCATATCCTCACCAAGAGGGAGCTTACAAAG GAATACATAGTAGAGGATCTTGGTGGCTGTTATTTCCCACCCAAGTTGGACCCAGAACATGAAGGTCGCTTGAAAATGCTTAAGCTCTTGTAA